In one Candidatus Nomurabacteria bacterium genomic region, the following are encoded:
- a CDS encoding PrgI family protein, protein MPDKFIVPQFIDNENKILGPITVRQFMIVLAAVFLLFISYTIFSFPVFLFTVILIAPLAATFAFVKINGQPFHLFAINVLQTTVRPKIRVWNKEKNDAEIRAYIKDGQPKATNEIAAPSKPRPDSTKLRDLTLIVNTGGVYNPDDQT, encoded by the coding sequence GTGCCAGATAAGTTCATTGTCCCTCAATTTATTGATAACGAGAATAAGATTCTCGGTCCTATTACGGTACGTCAATTCATGATCGTATTAGCGGCAGTATTCTTGCTATTCATCTCTTATACGATTTTCAGTTTTCCGGTCTTTCTCTTTACGGTCATACTTATTGCTCCATTAGCGGCGACTTTTGCTTTTGTAAAAATTAACGGACAACCATTTCATCTTTTTGCTATTAACGTTTTACAAACAACGGTGAGACCAAAAATTCGTGTCTGGAATAAAGAAAAAAATGATGCAGAGATTCGTGCTTATATTAAGGACGGACAACCAAAAGCAACAAATGAAATCGCAGCTCCCTCAAAACCTAGGCCAGATAGCACAAAACTTCGTGATTTAACGCTGATTGTAAATACAGGAGGCGTCTATAATCCTGACGATCAAACGTAA
- a CDS encoding ATP-binding protein — protein MAFETQPKQSFDPASLTKGGVGFQKGKSKADIKREQEAEKIAIEEERIYRRGVASIKDLIAPASFVVDPSFLRLGDVFCRTLFVVTYPRYVTVGWASPIINLSAELDISMFFYPIDAPVVLKELKDRVGKLEAEISENNEKGKARDPISETALRDVEQLRDDLTQGIEHFFQFAFYCTFYSKDKEELERVTTKVENTFGSMLIYTKRSYFQSEQGFNSTMPVGNDELQIAFNMSTSPIASSFPFTSAELTSDNGILYGVNRHDNSLIIFDRFSLQNANAVIFATSGAGKSYTIKLEVIRSLMLGIDVIVIDPEMEYKHLSDAVGGTYINVSLASRSKINPFDLPRPTGESASTEDIIRSAVITIKGLLRLMLGKITTAEDSILDRALLETYAKKDIVPGVDLATVEPPTLQDFQDILEGMEGTAELVVKLRKFSEGTFAGLLNSQTTVQMNNQLVIFSVRDLEDELRPMGIYTIVNYIWNVVRSVKKKRILIIDEAWWLMQNEDSAKFIFALVKRCRKYFMGISTITQDVNDFLTSPYGQAIVTNSSMQLLLKQSPASIDLVAKTFLLTQSEKYLLLESAVGEGIFFAGAKHAAIQVVASYTEDQIVTTNPEQLLKIEQQKKAFQESQEL, from the coding sequence ATGGCCTTTGAAACTCAACCAAAACAATCATTTGACCCAGCATCCTTAACCAAGGGTGGCGTTGGGTTTCAGAAAGGTAAATCTAAGGCAGATATTAAACGCGAACAAGAGGCAGAAAAAATTGCTATCGAAGAAGAGCGTATTTATCGCCGTGGCGTTGCTAGTATTAAGGATTTAATTGCCCCAGCTTCATTTGTTGTTGACCCATCTTTTTTACGATTAGGCGATGTCTTTTGTCGTACACTCTTTGTCGTGACATATCCTCGCTATGTCACGGTTGGTTGGGCATCACCAATTATCAATCTTTCTGCTGAGCTCGATATCTCGATGTTCTTTTATCCTATTGATGCACCGGTTGTCTTAAAAGAGCTCAAAGATCGTGTAGGTAAACTCGAGGCAGAAATTTCTGAAAACAATGAAAAAGGCAAGGCTCGTGATCCTATTTCTGAAACGGCATTAAGAGACGTGGAGCAATTACGTGACGATCTTACCCAAGGAATCGAGCATTTCTTCCAATTTGCATTCTATTGTACGTTTTACTCAAAAGATAAAGAAGAACTTGAGCGCGTAACAACCAAAGTCGAAAATACATTTGGTTCAATGCTTATTTATACCAAGCGTTCGTACTTTCAATCAGAGCAAGGCTTTAACTCTACGATGCCAGTAGGTAATGACGAGTTACAAATTGCATTTAACATGAGCACCTCGCCGATTGCCTCGTCGTTTCCGTTTACATCTGCTGAGCTTACAAGCGACAATGGTATTTTGTATGGCGTTAATCGTCATGATAATTCGTTGATCATTTTTGATCGCTTTTCGTTGCAAAATGCCAATGCTGTTATTTTTGCGACATCTGGTGCTGGTAAGTCGTATACAATTAAACTAGAGGTTATTCGTTCGCTCATGCTTGGCATTGATGTGATTGTTATCGATCCTGAAATGGAGTACAAGCATCTTTCTGACGCGGTGGGAGGCACCTACATCAACGTTTCACTTGCTTCACGATCAAAAATCAATCCGTTTGATTTACCTCGTCCAACAGGGGAGTCAGCATCTACCGAGGATATTATTCGTAGTGCCGTTATTACCATCAAAGGTCTATTGCGCTTGATGTTGGGTAAAATCACAACAGCAGAAGACTCTATTCTTGATCGTGCACTTCTTGAGACATATGCAAAGAAAGACATCGTCCCTGGTGTAGATCTCGCAACGGTAGAGCCACCAACGCTTCAGGACTTTCAAGACATTCTTGAGGGTATGGAAGGAACGGCTGAACTTGTTGTTAAATTACGCAAATTCTCAGAAGGTACCTTTGCTGGTCTTCTCAATTCGCAAACAACAGTACAGATGAATAATCAGCTCGTTATTTTTTCTGTTCGTGATCTTGAAGACGAGTTACGTCCAATGGGTATTTATACCATCGTTAACTATATTTGGAATGTTGTTCGCTCAGTAAAAAAGAAGCGCATTTTAATTATTGATGAGGCTTGGTGGCTCATGCAAAACGAAGATTCTGCGAAGTTTATCTTTGCACTAGTAAAACGTTGTCGTAAGTATTTCATGGGTATTTCTACAATCACACAAGATGTAAATGACTTTTTGACCTCCCCGTATGGTCAAGCTATTGTTACTAATAGCTCAATGCAGCTCTTATTAAAACAATCTCCTGCATCTATTGATCTTGTTGCTAAAACATTCTTGCTTACGCAATCAGAAAAGTACCTTCTTCTTGAATCAGCCGTTGGTGAAGGGATCTTCTTTGCCGGTGCTAAGCATGCGGCTATTCAAGTTGTTGCTTCGTATACAGAAGATCAGATTGTTACAACAAATCCTGAGCAGCTCCTCAAGATCGAGCAACAAAAGAAAGCCTTTCAAGAATCTCAAGAACTCTAA
- a CDS encoding ComF family protein, with product MGDWLCSKCQNEIEEVQQLPEIPAGLDGIIACYAYSDPKVRILTASYKYRSATVLEDIQANLLKNWVHKYSLPLWAYDTSAVLVPIVSPESRTRSRGIRHTSNLANTFKKAFELPSAVSEYLGRHEHRYHNADLTHEERSTNVKNTFFIEGKLPEKIILIDDVVTTGSTLSEAAQLLKEHGTKEVYALVFARG from the coding sequence ATGGGTGATTGGTTATGTAGCAAATGCCAAAATGAAATCGAAGAAGTGCAACAACTGCCCGAAATTCCAGCTGGACTAGATGGAATTATTGCATGCTATGCCTATTCGGATCCAAAGGTGCGAATTTTGACAGCTTCTTATAAATATCGCTCCGCCACCGTCCTTGAAGATATTCAAGCAAACTTACTAAAAAACTGGGTACATAAATATTCTTTACCGCTTTGGGCATATGATACATCCGCGGTACTCGTGCCTATTGTCTCGCCAGAATCTCGAACAAGATCACGAGGCATTCGTCACACATCAAACCTTGCTAATACTTTTAAAAAAGCGTTTGAATTACCATCAGCTGTATCTGAGTATCTAGGTAGGCACGAACATCGTTATCATAACGCGGACCTTACACATGAAGAACGTAGCACTAACGTAAAAAACACGTTTTTCATTGAAGGAAAATTACCAGAAAAAATTATTCTTATTGATGATGTCGTTACGACCGGGTCAACACTTTCAGAAGCTGCTCAATTACTCAAAGAACACGGCACAAAAGAGGTGTATGCACTTGTATTCGCGAGAGGATGA
- a CDS encoding EamA family transporter: MPTWIIFAILSAFFASLVAIFGKIGVQSVDSTLATTVRSIIMALFLSVVAISLGKVNLLGTIDRRALLYIVLSGIAGALSWVAYFYALKHGPATAVAALDRTSVIFVLIFSVLFLNEHFTWQTGLGALFVAIGAMLMVIK, from the coding sequence ATGCCAACATGGATTATCTTTGCCATACTCTCTGCATTTTTTGCGAGTCTTGTGGCAATTTTTGGAAAAATCGGCGTTCAGTCTGTTGATTCTACGCTAGCTACAACAGTACGTTCAATCATTATGGCACTCTTTTTGAGTGTTGTTGCGATAAGTTTAGGTAAGGTAAATCTACTAGGCACCATAGATAGACGTGCGCTTCTCTATATTGTGCTATCTGGTATAGCCGGGGCTTTGTCATGGGTTGCCTACTTTTATGCACTCAAGCATGGACCTGCAACAGCAGTAGCTGCACTAGATCGTACAAGCGTTATATTTGTCTTGATATTCTCCGTTCTCTTTTTAAACGAGCACTTTACCTGGCAAACAGGTTTAGGGGCGTTATTTGTTGCGATTGGTGCAATGTTAATGGTGATAAAATAA
- a CDS encoding peptidoglycan-binding protein, with product MVDSLLNPLENVAVHFVSANGLTNVTSLTDAAGSTAAVDSIAYLLTTSSIALTNGGYNNFTISADATSTYQATSTSVLLDSVDVFQLIMQAPSASPTTQYGGLPYLYPQNTSGQSTGMTNNDYTSIAVHSLVKLPNDGNINTQEDSTVYYIGADFKRHAFPQSGIYFSWYCDFSKVKIIDAKQLAGYQLGKNITYRPGLRLVKFPTNPRVYVVQQGSVLHPIKDEATALKLFGSNWASLISDIPDTFYNDYTFGEEIDTTTDKTSLDLTPAYPSGEMNIEGYVDIASPASSMSCSSPTSSQNNEVITAASWPFASIPKDFTFNKELSTESLASTDIRYLQEFLAYKGKAIYEEGRVTGNFGPLTEQALKNYQASKNIQTTGILGPLTRAAINKELNALR from the coding sequence GTGGTCGACTCATTGTTAAATCCATTAGAAAATGTCGCCGTCCACTTTGTATCTGCAAATGGTCTTACCAATGTCACATCACTCACTGACGCTGCAGGTTCAACGGCTGCTGTTGACAGCATTGCTTATCTCCTCACGACAAGCTCCATCGCTCTTACAAACGGCGGTTATAATAACTTTACCATCTCTGCCGATGCTACAAGCACCTATCAAGCAACATCAACATCCGTGCTGCTTGATAGCGTAGATGTTTTTCAACTTATCATGCAGGCGCCATCCGCAAGTCCAACAACACAATATGGTGGCTTACCTTACTTATACCCACAAAATACCTCCGGACAATCAACAGGAATGACCAATAACGATTACACAAGTATTGCGGTACATTCATTAGTAAAACTACCAAATGATGGCAATATCAATACACAAGAAGATAGCACCGTTTACTATATCGGAGCGGATTTTAAGAGACATGCATTTCCTCAATCAGGCATTTACTTCTCTTGGTATTGCGACTTCTCGAAGGTAAAAATAATTGATGCTAAGCAGCTCGCTGGCTATCAACTTGGCAAAAACATCACTTATAGACCAGGTCTACGCCTTGTAAAATTTCCAACAAATCCTCGTGTTTATGTAGTCCAACAGGGGAGTGTATTGCATCCTATTAAAGACGAAGCAACAGCACTCAAATTATTTGGATCAAATTGGGCAAGCCTCATCTCTGATATACCTGACACGTTTTACAATGATTATACCTTCGGAGAAGAAATTGACACGACAACAGATAAAACAAGCCTTGATTTAACACCAGCTTACCCAAGCGGTGAAATGAATATAGAAGGATATGTCGATATCGCATCTCCAGCGTCAAGCATGAGCTGCTCTAGCCCAACATCAAGCCAAAACAATGAGGTAATAACAGCTGCTTCATGGCCGTTTGCTAGTATTCCAAAAGACTTTACGTTTAATAAAGAACTATCTACCGAATCACTCGCATCAACGGATATCCGCTACTTACAGGAGTTCCTAGCCTATAAAGGCAAAGCTATTTACGAAGAAGGTCGCGTTACAGGCAACTTTGGCCCTTTAACAGAACAGGCATTAAAAAACTATCAAGCTTCAAAAAATATTCAAACGACGGGTATCCTTGGCCCACTCACACGTGCAGCGATAAACAAAGAACTAAACGCCCTTCGCTAG